The following are encoded in a window of Rosa chinensis cultivar Old Blush chromosome 4, RchiOBHm-V2, whole genome shotgun sequence genomic DNA:
- the LOC112197962 gene encoding cysteine--tRNA ligase 2, cytoplasmic: MAEFRVYNSMTQQKEVFKPNVPGEVSMYVCGVTAYDFSHIGHARAAVNFDVLFRYLTELGYKVTYVRNFTDVDDKIINKANEIGEDPLSVSNRFCQEYLNDMGDLQCLTPTYQPRVSDHMEQIIDMIKQIINNDYAYVVDGDVFFAVEKFPNYGQLSGQKLEHIRAGERVSVDSRKRNPADFALWKSAKPGEPSWDSPWGLGRPGWHIECSAMSAHYLTFKFDIHGGGIDLIFPHHENEIAQSGAAYQEGCVSYWLHNGHVTNNNEKMSKSLGNFFTIREITERYHPLSLRYFLLSAHYRTPLNYSVSQLEGASDAVYYIYNTLQECEDALSPFQDGALKEGAEQNGRTVRITQEAEVLISKLKKEFEAKMSDDLNSANILTGAFQDALRFINTSLKPLKKKHPKQQQLYKSLVETVKAVKKVLDILGLLSSLTYSEVVQQLKAKALKRAGLSEDDVLRTIADRTLARKNKDYAKSDQIRVEMEEKGIQIMDVGNESIWRPRVPKEPEQN; this comes from the exons ATGGCCGAATTTAGGGTTTACAACTCGATGACGCAGCAGAAGGAGGTCTTCAAGCCCAACGTTCCCGGCGAGGTCAGTATGTACGTCTGCGGCGTCACCGCCTACGATTTCAGCCACATCGGCCACGCCCGCGCCGCCGTCAACTTTGATGTCCTCTTCAG ATACTTAACGGAGCTGGGTTATAAGGTCACATACGTGAGGAACTTTACCGATGTTGATGACAAG ATAATTAATAAAGCAAATGAGATTGGGGAAGATCCATTAAGTGTAAGTAATCGTTTTTGCCAAGAATATCTCAATGACATGGGAGATCTCCAATGCCTCACTCCAACCTATCAGCCGCGTGTTTCTGATCACATGGAACAGATAATAGATATGATAAAACAG ATCATCAACAATGACTATGCCTACGTAGTTGATGGAGATGTATTCTTTGCTGTTGAGAAATTCCCAAATTATGGGCAGTTATCTGGACAAAAGTTGGAACATATTAGGGCGGGTGAACGAGTTTCTGTTGATTCAAGAAAACGCAATCCTGCAGACTTTGCATTGTGGAAG TCTGCAAAGCCTGGAGAGCCAAGTTGGGACAGCCCTTGGGGACTAGGAAGGCCGGGGTGGCACATAGAATGCAGTGCCATGAGTGCTCATTATCTTACGTTCAAGTTTGATATTCATGGTGGTGGTATTGACTTGATTTTTCCACATCATGAAAATGAGATTGCTCAAAGTGGTGCTGCATACCAGGAGGGCTGTGTCAGTTATTGGTTGCACAACGGTCATGTTACTAATAATAATGAGAAAATGTCAAAATCATTGGGAAACTTTTTTACAATTCGTGAG ATTACTGAACGGTATCATCCCCTGTCTTTGAGATACTTCTTGTTAAGTGCACACTATAGAACTCCTCTCAATTATAGTGTCTCCCAGCTGGAAGGTGCATCGGATGCAGTGTATTACATATATAAT ACTTTACAAGAATGTGAGGATGCTTTATCTCCATTTCAAGATGGGGCCCTAAAGGAAGGTGCAGAACAAAATGGTAGAACAGTTAGAATTACTCAAGAAGCTGAAGTATTGATCAGTAAGTTAAAGAAGGAATTTGAGGCTAAAATGTCTGATGACTTGAACTCTGCAAACATATTGACCGGTGCTTTTCAAGATGCCTTGAGATTTATAAACACATCTTTGAAACCACTCAAG AAGAAGCATCCGAAGCAACAGCAGTTATACAAGTCACTAGTTGAAACAGTGAAAGCTGTTAAAAaagttcttgacattttgggtTTGCTATCCTCCCTTACATACTCTGAG GTAGTGCAGCAATTGAAGGCTAAGGCGTTGAAGAGGGCTGGACTTTCTGAAGATGACGTGCTGCGTACAATTGCAGACAGGACATTAGCAAGGAAAAACAAGGATTATGCAAAAAGCGATCAGATCAGAGTCGAAATGGAGGAAAAGGGTATTCAAATCATGGATGTGGGCAATGAGAGTATCTGGAGACCTCGTGTCCCCAAAGAACCAGAACAAAATTAG
- the LOC112200490 gene encoding uncharacterized protein LOC112200490, protein MSRKHLPVFSKLLRVFIFIAKARKLSFEKYYSSLIRKSQKNRKKLRFMEHYNYGFLGEYEFSPSNTPLIRYPRKQFAKNRGSRELESLFFLCRCWGSLRVLEGEDNGDFAVEALPASSTGTEDANALALLAPTLDWGSEEASIDLRAQRFIERFYEDMRMQRQESI, encoded by the coding sequence ATGTCCAGAAAACACCTACCCGTTTTTTCGAAGCTCCTTAGAGTCTTCATCTTCATTGCCAAAGCGAGGAAGCTCTCGTTCGAGAAGTACTACTCGTCACTCATCAGGAAGTCGCAGAAAAACCGAAAGAAGCTGAGGTTTATGGAGCATTACAACTACGGCTTCCTCGGCGAATACGAGTTCTCGCCTTCTAACACTCCCCTCATTCGCTACCCGAGAAAGCAGTTCGCGAAGAACAGAGGCTCCCGAGAATTGGAGTCTCTGTTCTTTCTCTGTAGATGCTGGGGTAGCCTCCGAGTTCTGGAAGGCGAGGACAACGGAGATTTCGCCGTGGAAGCTCTTCCGGCCAGTTCTACTGGCACTGAAGATGCAAATGCGTTGGCTCTTTTGGCGCCTACGTTGGATTGGGGAAGTGAAGAAGCTTCGATTGATCTGCGGGCTCAGAGGTTTATCGAGAGGTTCTATGAGGACATGAGAATGCAGAGGCAGGAGTCTATTTGA